A genomic window from Silurus meridionalis isolate SWU-2019-XX chromosome 21, ASM1480568v1, whole genome shotgun sequence includes:
- the LOC124403859 gene encoding cystatin-B-like, whose translation MDFCGGLSEVAKATAELQQICDEMKPHAEKKTGRNFDVFTAKLYKTQVVAGTNYFIKVHVGDKEFVHLRVYKMLPHAGEKLELSGIQTHKSEQDPIEYF comes from the exons ATGGACTTCTGTGGAGGGCTCTCTGAGGTGGCCAAAGCCACTGCTGAGTTGCAGCAAATCTGTGATGag ATGAAACCTCATGCAGAGAAAAAAACTGGAAGAAATTTTGATGTCTTCACTGCTAAACTCTACAAAACACAGGTGGTAGCTGGGACAAACTACTTCATCAAG GTCCACGTGGGTGATAAGGAGTTTGTTCACCTCCGTGTCTATAAGATGTTACCTCATGCTGGAGAAAAACTGGAACTTTCTGGAATACAGACACATAAATCCGAACAGGACCCCATCGAATACTTCTAA
- the LOC124375579 gene encoding cystatin-B-like: MDVICGGPSAVKAANEEVQKICDEVKPRVEEKAGRTFNVFTAKSYTKQVVAGTNYFIKVQVSDVECVHLRVYKMLPPAGEKLELTGIQTQKSHQDAIGYF; the protein is encoded by the exons ATGGATGTGATTTGTGGAGGACCTAGTGCGGTGAAGGCTGCCAATGAGGAGGTGCAGAAGATCTGTGATGAG GTGAAGCCCCGTGTGGAGGAAAAAGCAGGAAGAACATTTAATGTCTTCACTGCTAAATCCTACACAAAACAGGTGGTAGCTGGGACGAACTACTTCATCAAA GTCCAGGTGAGTGATGTGGAATGTGTTCACCTGCGTGTCTATAAGATGTTACCTCCCGCTGGAGAAAAACTGGAACTTACTGGAATACAGACACAGAAATCCCATCAGGATGCCATCGGATACTTCTGA